In Emcibacter nanhaiensis, the sequence TCCCTTGAATCCCTGGATATCAAGCCTGCACCACCCGCTTTCACATTCCAGAAGTTCGCCGATGACGCCGCCTTCGGCCACCACGGTGACATCTGACTCCCGGTCGGGTTTTTCGTAAAGCGCCAGGTTCTGGTCGAGGATGAGGACCGTCCGGCGACTTGACACCAGTGACCCCCAGATCCAGCCGGTCGCCCCTTCGGAATCAATAAACTTGCGCCATTCGCCATACTCGGCAACCACCTTGACCGGCAGGCCTCTTCGCTTGAAAATCCATTTGATGGGATATTGCCGGTCCGGCCCGGTACGCACATTCACCGTATCCTTGGCCAGGGACACAAACCGCGGCACCGGATAGCCCGATTTGCCGATCACCACCTTCTCCTTGGCCGGGGCGGTGGCAGGGCAAACGATCACCAATGCGCAGAGCAAAAGTGCCAGCAGCTTCCGGAAACCATACTTTCTTCGGGCGGTCATATCGGTCCTTTCTCCCTCTCCTAGATTTATGTCGCTGCGGGAGGCGTTCGTCAAGGGACAAGAATGTTTACTGGTGAGTAGATTTCTTTGCTCTAGACATTTGAAAGTAGGAGAAACTTCTGCTAGAGATTGATCTTAAGAGGATTTGTGTCACACCCCTCTCCGATATACAGGAAAATGAGAAAACGGAGCCGCCGGATGTCTTCCAGAAAGCCATTGGTTATTGTCACGCGAAAATTGCCGGACCCCATCGAAACGCGGATGATGGAGCTTTTCGATGTAAAGCTCAATCTGGATGATCATGCCTTTTCCACCACGGAAATGATCGAGGCGGTCAAGGAAGCGGACGTGCTGGTGCCGACGGTGACCGACCGGATCGATGCCCGGATCCTGGCCCAGGCGGGACCGGACCTGAAACTGATCGCCAACTACGGCGCCGGGGTGGACCATATCGACCTGGCCAGCGCCCGCCAGCGCGGTATCACCGTGACCAATACCCCTGGGGTATTGACCGAGGACACCGCCGACATGACCATGGCCCTGCTGCTGGCTGTGCCGCGCCGCCTGATTGAAGGGGTGGAGCTGCTGCAGTCCGGCGACTGGAAGGGCTGGGCGCCCACCGGCATGCTCGGCACCCGGATCTGGGGCAAGCGTCTGGGAATTATCGGCATGGGCCGGATCGGTGCCGCCGTGGCCCGCCGGGCCAAGGCCTTCGGCCTGTCCATTCATTACCATAACCGCCACCGCGTTTCCCAGGATGTGGAGGAGGAGCTGGAAGCGACGTATTGGGAAAGCCTGGACCAGATGCTGGCCCGGATGGATATCATTTCCGTCAACTGCCCGCATACGCCGGCCACCTTCCACCTGCTGTCCGCGCGCCGGCTCAAGCTGCTGCAGAAACATGCCTATATCATCAACACCTCGC encodes:
- a CDS encoding SH3 domain-containing protein, with product MTARRKYGFRKLLALLLCALVIVCPATAPAKEKVVIGKSGYPVPRFVSLAKDTVNVRTGPDRQYPIKWIFKRRGLPVKVVAEYGEWRKFIDSEGATGWIWGSLVSSRRTVLILDQNLALYEKPDRESDVTVVAEGGVIGELLECESGWCRLDIQGFKGWTRQDSLWGTLEGEELD
- a CDS encoding 2-hydroxyacid dehydrogenase — protein: MSSRKPLVIVTRKLPDPIETRMMELFDVKLNLDDHAFSTTEMIEAVKEADVLVPTVTDRIDARILAQAGPDLKLIANYGAGVDHIDLASARQRGITVTNTPGVLTEDTADMTMALLLAVPRRLIEGVELLQSGDWKGWAPTGMLGTRIWGKRLGIIGMGRIGAAVARRAKAFGLSIHYHNRHRVSQDVEEELEATYWESLDQMLARMDIISVNCPHTPATFHLLSARRLKLLQKHAYIINTSRGEVIDENALIRMLKAEQLGGAGLDVFENEPAVNPKLLELPNVVALPHMGSATREGRNDMGEKVLINIKTFADGHNPPDRVLEDWS